From a single Microbacterium murale genomic region:
- the nadE gene encoding ammonia-dependent NAD(+) synthetase: MTLQQEIAQTLGVHAEIDPAAEIERRVQFLVDYLITAGAKGYVLGISGGQDSTLAGRLAQLAVERVRSDGGEATFIAVRLPYKVQHDADDATAALAFIAPDRMVEVNIQNGVDGVEKDIEQAAGADISDFNRGNIKARIRMVTQYALAGHDGRLVIGTDHAAEAITGFFTKFGDGAADILPLSGLTKRQGKALLRTLDAPERLWMKVPTADLLDDQPGRADEDELGLTYEQIDDYLEGKPVDAEAAARLEGKYLASQHKRHLPVGPDDDWWR; this comes from the coding sequence ATGACGCTTCAGCAGGAGATCGCTCAGACACTCGGAGTCCACGCAGAGATCGACCCAGCCGCCGAGATCGAACGACGCGTGCAGTTCCTCGTCGACTATCTGATCACAGCCGGCGCGAAGGGCTACGTGCTCGGAATCTCGGGCGGGCAGGACTCGACGCTCGCCGGTCGACTCGCGCAGCTCGCGGTCGAGCGCGTGCGCTCCGACGGTGGCGAGGCGACCTTCATCGCCGTGCGGCTGCCGTACAAGGTGCAGCACGATGCGGACGACGCGACGGCCGCACTCGCCTTCATCGCACCGGATCGCATGGTCGAGGTGAACATCCAGAACGGCGTCGACGGCGTCGAGAAGGACATCGAGCAGGCCGCAGGCGCCGATATCTCCGACTTCAACCGCGGCAACATCAAGGCCCGCATCCGCATGGTCACCCAGTATGCGCTCGCCGGGCACGACGGCCGTCTCGTCATCGGCACCGACCACGCCGCCGAGGCGATCACGGGCTTCTTCACGAAGTTCGGCGACGGAGCCGCCGACATCCTCCCGCTTTCCGGACTCACCAAGCGTCAGGGCAAGGCGCTGCTGCGCACGCTCGACGCTCCGGAGAGGCTCTGGATGAAGGTTCCCACCGCCGACCTGCTCGACGACCAACCAGGGCGCGCCGACGAGGACGAGCTCGGTCTCACGTACGAGCAGATCGACGACTACCTCGAGGGCAAGCCGGTGGATGCTGAGGCCGCCGCACGCCTGGAGGGGAAGTACCTCGCCAGCCAGCACAAGCGCCACCTCCCGGTAGGCCCGGACGACGACTGGTGGCGCTGA
- a CDS encoding TM0106 family RecB-like putative nuclease: protein MRIDTQAQRVIFSASDLKAAAECEFAWSRAIDAKLGRVPAVVEPEDATLARAAKLGDLHEVKVLEAYRERFGADAVHEVAKASSADASSLAAVVAETGAALRSDAKVLFQAAFSTDEFVGFADFLLREDDGSWRVQDSKLARTARVTALMQLAAYVDQLDGLGIPRSDLVDLILGDGTISTHAVDDLLPLFHVRRARLRALIADRRVETGAAGEPLAWGDDRGDLEIVACGRCATCTEQVDAHRDLLMVARMRPVQRARLRAAGIETIDDLAAAASAPDGMNVDTFESLRAQARLQLRADADDAPTFDVYHPGAIHTLPRPSRGDIFFDFEGDPLYTEHAADGHAQWGIDYLFGWVDNDDQYTPLWAHTFADEKVALGQFLDFVDVRRAAHPDMHIYHYAPYETSHLVAMAARYGIRESDVDRLLREGVFVDLYPLVLRTVRVGSRSYSIKKLEPLYMGEEVRTSDVQKGDDSIVQYVAARALAEAGESAEAESVLDDLADYNRYDCVSTRRLRNWLIEIAKEKGVSPAPPDEAEELVYEPSHRSVALLADAERDVEAGGDGEVHRVAAAAIDYYPREAKSFWVSHFQRLREPVSMWDQTRDVVKVDAAQSTLRRDWGVEEGRRVSSRDIEIRGEVSPGTTLGLGANPFALYPFPAPFDAEAPSRAVHVPRAVTVVEVLDDGYVITETAVGGQTWDEFPLALTPAAPPRVVSLQGAIDEWADAVHEAAPAFPADAATDILRRIPPRTRSRGGLPAAGAGAAWGERTIGAIVKGVLDLDRSYLAVQGPPGTGKTYTGSRVIARLVNEHGFRIGVVAQSHAIIETLLERVVADGVPPGQVAKAPKDKDSDPAYTAIPKSGMAAFLAERSGQGVVVGGTAWDFSNTGRVERQGLDLLVIDEAGQFSLASTIAVAAGAKSLLLLGDPQQLPQVSQGAHPEPVDTSALGWVMDGDAVISPEYGYFLDRSWRMHPAVAAPVSRLSYAGQLASAPGTDQRAVAGVEPGLHVVSLRHRRNATQSPEEAAEVVRIVRDLLGRELIEPGASPRPLTESDFIVVAPYNAQKQLVIDALAAAGLAGVPVGTVDNFQGKESVVSITTLAASSGRDAPRGPEFLLLQNRLNVAISRAQVAAYLVYSPALLDDLPRTPEGVARLSAFARLVGAG from the coding sequence ATGCGGATCGACACACAGGCACAGCGCGTCATCTTCAGTGCCAGCGATCTGAAGGCGGCCGCCGAGTGCGAGTTCGCGTGGTCTCGCGCGATCGACGCGAAGCTGGGTCGGGTCCCCGCCGTCGTCGAGCCTGAGGATGCCACGCTCGCGCGTGCGGCGAAGCTCGGTGACCTGCACGAGGTGAAGGTCCTCGAGGCATACCGGGAGCGCTTCGGCGCGGATGCCGTGCACGAAGTCGCCAAGGCGTCGTCCGCTGACGCGTCATCTCTCGCCGCCGTTGTCGCCGAGACCGGCGCGGCTCTGCGGTCCGACGCGAAGGTGCTGTTCCAGGCGGCGTTCTCGACCGATGAGTTCGTCGGCTTCGCCGATTTCCTGCTGCGAGAAGACGACGGATCCTGGCGCGTCCAGGACTCCAAGCTCGCCCGAACGGCGCGGGTCACCGCTCTCATGCAGCTGGCGGCATATGTCGATCAGCTCGATGGTCTCGGCATCCCGCGCTCCGACCTGGTGGATCTCATCCTGGGCGACGGAACCATCAGCACTCACGCCGTCGACGACCTGCTGCCGCTTTTCCACGTGCGCCGCGCACGCCTGCGAGCCCTGATCGCCGACCGGCGGGTCGAGACCGGGGCCGCAGGGGAGCCGCTCGCGTGGGGCGATGACCGCGGCGACCTCGAGATCGTCGCCTGCGGACGCTGCGCGACCTGCACCGAGCAGGTGGATGCTCATCGTGATCTGCTCATGGTCGCGCGGATGCGTCCTGTGCAGCGTGCCCGCCTGCGAGCCGCCGGCATCGAGACGATCGACGACCTCGCAGCTGCGGCGTCCGCCCCCGACGGGATGAACGTCGACACCTTCGAGTCGCTCCGCGCGCAGGCACGACTGCAGTTGCGTGCCGACGCCGACGACGCGCCGACATTCGACGTCTACCACCCCGGCGCCATCCACACGCTGCCCCGGCCGAGCCGGGGAGACATCTTCTTCGACTTCGAAGGCGACCCGCTCTACACCGAGCATGCAGCCGACGGCCACGCACAGTGGGGGATCGACTATCTGTTCGGCTGGGTCGACAACGACGATCAGTACACGCCCCTGTGGGCCCACACGTTCGCGGACGAGAAGGTCGCGCTCGGGCAGTTCCTCGACTTCGTCGACGTCCGCCGCGCCGCCCATCCCGACATGCACATCTACCACTACGCACCGTACGAGACCTCGCATCTCGTCGCGATGGCCGCGCGCTACGGCATCCGCGAGTCCGACGTCGACAGGCTGCTGCGCGAGGGCGTGTTCGTCGACCTGTACCCGCTCGTGCTGCGCACTGTGCGGGTCGGGTCCCGCTCGTACTCGATCAAGAAGCTCGAACCGCTGTACATGGGCGAAGAGGTGCGCACCAGCGACGTGCAGAAGGGCGATGACTCGATCGTGCAGTACGTGGCCGCGCGTGCTCTCGCGGAGGCAGGGGAGAGCGCCGAGGCAGAATCGGTTCTCGACGATCTCGCCGACTACAACCGCTACGACTGCGTCTCCACCCGACGACTGCGCAATTGGCTGATCGAGATCGCCAAGGAGAAGGGCGTGAGCCCTGCACCGCCAGACGAGGCCGAAGAGCTCGTGTACGAGCCTTCGCACCGCTCGGTCGCACTGCTCGCCGATGCCGAGCGCGACGTCGAGGCCGGTGGCGACGGCGAGGTGCACCGCGTTGCGGCCGCGGCGATCGATTACTACCCGCGAGAGGCCAAGAGCTTCTGGGTGTCGCATTTCCAGCGACTGCGCGAGCCGGTGTCGATGTGGGATCAGACGCGCGACGTCGTGAAGGTGGACGCCGCGCAGAGCACGCTCAGGCGCGACTGGGGTGTCGAAGAGGGCCGTCGTGTCTCCTCGCGTGACATCGAGATCCGAGGCGAGGTCTCACCGGGCACCACGCTGGGGCTGGGGGCCAACCCGTTCGCGCTGTATCCGTTCCCTGCACCTTTCGACGCCGAGGCGCCGTCTCGCGCAGTGCACGTACCTCGCGCGGTCACGGTGGTCGAGGTACTCGACGATGGCTACGTCATCACCGAGACCGCCGTCGGCGGCCAGACGTGGGACGAGTTCCCGCTCGCGCTGACCCCGGCAGCACCGCCGCGCGTCGTGTCGCTCCAAGGGGCGATCGATGAGTGGGCTGATGCCGTGCACGAGGCGGCGCCGGCTTTTCCTGCAGATGCGGCGACCGACATCCTGCGCCGCATCCCACCCCGTACTCGGTCGCGAGGGGGGCTGCCCGCGGCAGGCGCCGGTGCTGCATGGGGGGAACGCACGATCGGCGCGATCGTGAAGGGCGTGCTCGACCTCGACCGCAGTTATCTCGCGGTGCAGGGCCCTCCCGGCACGGGCAAGACCTACACAGGTTCGCGGGTCATCGCTCGGCTCGTGAACGAGCACGGTTTCCGCATCGGCGTCGTGGCGCAGTCGCACGCGATCATCGAGACGCTGCTCGAGCGCGTTGTCGCGGACGGCGTGCCCCCAGGGCAGGTCGCGAAGGCCCCGAAGGACAAAGACAGCGACCCCGCGTACACGGCGATTCCGAAGAGCGGGATGGCGGCGTTCCTCGCCGAGCGTTCCGGCCAGGGTGTCGTCGTCGGAGGCACAGCGTGGGACTTCAGCAACACGGGCCGCGTGGAACGGCAGGGGCTCGACCTGCTCGTGATCGACGAGGCCGGGCAGTTCTCGCTCGCCTCCACGATCGCCGTCGCGGCGGGAGCGAAGAGCCTGCTGCTGCTCGGCGACCCCCAGCAGCTGCCGCAGGTGAGCCAGGGCGCACACCCGGAGCCGGTGGACACATCGGCGCTCGGCTGGGTCATGGACGGCGATGCCGTCATCAGCCCCGAGTACGGGTACTTCCTCGACCGCAGCTGGCGGATGCATCCTGCCGTCGCCGCACCGGTCTCACGCCTTTCGTATGCCGGCCAACTGGCCTCAGCACCCGGCACCGATCAGCGAGCGGTCGCGGGTGTCGAACCCGGATTGCACGTCGTCTCGCTGCGTCACCGTCGCAATGCGACGCAGTCACCGGAGGAGGCGGCTGAGGTCGTGCGGATCGTGCGCGATCTGCTCGGCCGCGAGCTCATCGAACCGGGCGCATCTCCTCGGCCTCTGACAGAGTCGGACTTCATCGTCGTCGCGCCTTACAACGCGCAGAAGCAGCTCGTGATCGATGCCCTTGCCGCCGCGGGACTCGCCGGAGTACCAGTCGGCACGGTCGACAACTTCCAGGGCAAGGAATCAGTCGTATCGATCACGACGCTCGCTGCTTCCAGCGGGCGGGATGCCCCGCGCGGACCCGAGTTCCTGCTGCTGCAGAACCGCCTCAATGTCGCGATCTCGCGGGCCCAAGTGGCGGCATACCTGGTGTACTCGCCTGCGCTGCTCGATGACCTGCCCCGCACCCCCGAGGGCGTCGCTCGGCTCAGCGCCTTCGCACGCCTGGTCGGCGCCGGGTAG
- a CDS encoding VOC family protein translates to MTSEPTHHSLNYVELTVTDLAAAKAFYADAFGWRFVDYGPEYAGIVSATDEGQEVGGLLLALQARPNGGPFVLLYSADLDTTASGIVSAGGTIVQEAYAFPGGRRLHFSDPSGNELGVWASQ, encoded by the coding sequence ATGACATCCGAACCGACTCACCACTCGCTCAATTACGTCGAGCTGACCGTCACCGACCTCGCCGCGGCCAAGGCGTTCTACGCAGATGCTTTCGGCTGGCGATTCGTCGACTACGGCCCTGAGTATGCCGGCATCGTTTCGGCGACTGATGAAGGCCAAGAGGTCGGTGGTCTTCTGCTCGCGCTTCAGGCCCGTCCGAACGGAGGGCCATTCGTGCTGCTCTACTCGGCTGACCTCGACACGACCGCGAGCGGGATCGTCAGCGCCGGTGGCACGATCGTGCAGGAGGCGTACGCCTTCCCCGGCGGGCGTCGACTGCACTTCTCCGACCCCAGCGGAAACGAGCTCGGGGTGTGGGCGTCGCAGTAA
- the upp gene encoding uracil phosphoribosyltransferase, producing the protein MRVHVADHPLVTHKLSVLRDVRTPSPVFRQLTEELVTLLAYEATRNVKVTPVEITTPVTTTMGVKISEPRPIVVPILRAGLGMLEGMVKLLPTAEVGFLGMVRDETTFEPTTYAERLPDDLSDRQCFAIDPMLATGGSLGAAIEFLFKRGAQDVTAICLLGTPEGVEAIEKMVGDRDVTLVLGALDERLNEKGYIVPGLGDAGDRLYGTV; encoded by the coding sequence ATGCGTGTTCACGTCGCCGACCACCCTCTCGTCACCCACAAGCTCTCGGTGCTGCGCGATGTGCGCACCCCGTCGCCGGTCTTCCGCCAACTGACGGAGGAGCTCGTGACGCTGCTCGCCTACGAGGCGACGCGCAATGTCAAGGTGACCCCCGTCGAGATCACGACACCGGTCACGACCACCATGGGTGTGAAGATCTCCGAGCCGCGCCCGATCGTCGTCCCGATCCTGCGCGCGGGGCTCGGCATGCTGGAAGGCATGGTCAAGCTCCTGCCCACGGCCGAGGTCGGATTCCTCGGCATGGTGCGCGATGAGACGACGTTCGAGCCGACGACTTACGCCGAGCGTCTGCCCGACGATCTCAGCGACCGTCAGTGCTTCGCGATCGACCCGATGCTCGCCACGGGCGGATCTCTCGGCGCGGCGATCGAGTTCCTCTTCAAGCGCGGCGCGCAGGATGTCACCGCCATCTGCCTCCTCGGCACGCCGGAGGGCGTCGAGGCGATCGAGAAGATGGTCGGCGACCGGGATGTGACGCTCGTGCTGGGCGCCCTTGATGAGCGACTGAACGAGAAGGGCTACATCGTTCCCGGCCTCGGCGACGCCGGCGACCGGTTGTACGGCACGGTCTGA
- the tadA gene encoding tRNA adenosine(34) deaminase TadA, with product MREADDDGMRRALALAAEAAAAGEVPVGAVVLDSAGHVLAEGRNTREQTHDPTGHAEIVALRRAAATVGSWNLEGHTLVVTLEPCVMCAGAILQSRIGRVVFGAWDDKAGAAGSMYDVLRDRRLPYRAEVIGGVAEDAATVLLRDFFERRR from the coding sequence ATGCGTGAGGCGGACGATGACGGGATGCGACGCGCCCTCGCGCTCGCCGCGGAGGCGGCTGCCGCAGGCGAAGTTCCCGTCGGTGCCGTCGTGCTCGACAGCGCTGGGCACGTCCTCGCGGAGGGGCGCAACACCCGCGAGCAGACGCATGACCCCACCGGGCACGCGGAGATCGTCGCGCTGCGGCGGGCCGCGGCAACCGTCGGTTCCTGGAATCTCGAGGGCCACACGCTGGTCGTCACTCTCGAGCCATGCGTGATGTGCGCCGGGGCGATTCTGCAATCGCGGATCGGTCGAGTGGTCTTCGGCGCCTGGGACGACAAGGCGGGAGCGGCGGGCTCGATGTACGACGTCCTGCGCGATCGGCGGCTGCCCTACCGAGCCGAGGTCATCGGCGGCGTGGCGGAAGACGCCGCGACAGTGCTGCTCCGCGACTTCTTCGAACGACGCCGCTGA
- the proC gene encoding pyrroline-5-carboxylate reductase: MADSLPSLAFLGAGSMGGAILQGVIASGIDVEGGITATNRTAEKASALVGLEGVTSVALEEQPAGNKDAAASARIIIVGVKPAMVPDLLREIAPDLRTDAIVVSVAAGVTLATFAEGLGAEARVIRAMPNTPATVGKAVTGLAAGAAASADDVAVVRRLFELVGSVVEVPEDMIDALGTISGSGPAYVFLLIEELTKAAIGKGFDEADARLMAEQTFIGATALLDASGENPAELRRRVTSPKGTTERAIAVLQDAHLDNVFTEATDAALARSRELAAGA; the protein is encoded by the coding sequence ATGGCTGATTCACTCCCGTCCCTCGCGTTCCTCGGTGCCGGTTCTATGGGAGGCGCGATCCTTCAGGGCGTCATCGCCTCAGGTATCGATGTCGAGGGCGGCATCACGGCCACCAATCGCACAGCAGAGAAGGCATCGGCTCTCGTCGGGCTTGAAGGCGTCACCTCGGTGGCGCTCGAGGAACAGCCGGCGGGAAACAAGGATGCTGCGGCTTCGGCCCGCATCATCATCGTCGGCGTGAAGCCGGCGATGGTCCCGGATCTGCTCCGCGAAATCGCTCCCGATCTGCGGACGGATGCCATCGTTGTCAGCGTCGCCGCCGGCGTCACGCTCGCGACATTCGCCGAAGGGCTGGGCGCGGAGGCCCGCGTCATCCGTGCCATGCCGAACACCCCGGCGACGGTGGGGAAGGCCGTCACCGGGCTCGCGGCCGGCGCAGCCGCCTCCGCCGACGATGTCGCGGTGGTCCGTCGCCTTTTCGAGCTCGTCGGCTCCGTGGTCGAGGTACCAGAAGACATGATCGATGCGCTCGGGACGATCTCGGGTTCCGGTCCCGCGTACGTCTTCCTCCTGATCGAGGAGCTGACCAAGGCCGCGATCGGCAAGGGATTCGACGAGGCGGACGCGCGTCTGATGGCCGAGCAGACCTTCATCGGCGCGACGGCGCTGCTCGATGCGTCCGGTGAGAACCCCGCCGAACTGCGTCGTAGGGTGACGAGTCCGAAGGGCACCACCGAGCGCGCGATCGCCGTGTTGCAGGATGCGCACCTCGACAACGTCTTCACCGAGGCGACGGATGCGGCGCTGGCACGCTCGAGGGAGCTCGCCGCCGGAGCGTGA
- a CDS encoding potassium channel family protein, whose product MVEVLRGDAPVLVIGLGRFGAACAGELDRLDREVLAMDENLELVQKWSDRVTHTVQGDARNIDALKQIGAQDFQVAVVAVGSLIEASVLITANLVDLKVPQIWAKAVSQSHGKILARVGANHVIYPEREAGERVAHLVSGRMLDFIRFDDDFVLAKMYPPKFIRGVGLNESGVRSKYKVTVVGVKSPGKPFRYAEANTVVTNHDLIIVSGTNSDIERFASLDR is encoded by the coding sequence TTGGTTGAAGTCCTCCGGGGCGACGCCCCCGTACTCGTGATCGGGCTCGGTCGCTTCGGCGCCGCATGCGCAGGAGAGCTCGACCGACTCGATCGCGAAGTGCTCGCGATGGACGAGAACCTCGAGCTCGTGCAGAAGTGGTCGGATCGCGTCACGCACACAGTGCAGGGCGACGCCCGCAACATCGATGCGCTCAAGCAGATCGGCGCGCAGGATTTCCAGGTCGCCGTCGTCGCTGTCGGCTCGCTCATCGAAGCATCCGTGCTGATCACGGCCAACCTGGTCGATCTGAAGGTGCCGCAGATCTGGGCGAAGGCCGTCTCTCAGTCGCACGGCAAGATCCTCGCCCGCGTCGGCGCGAACCACGTCATCTACCCGGAGCGCGAGGCCGGCGAGCGTGTCGCCCACCTCGTGAGCGGACGGATGCTGGACTTCATCCGCTTCGACGACGACTTCGTGCTGGCCAAGATGTACCCGCCGAAGTTCATCCGCGGCGTGGGACTGAACGAGTCCGGTGTGCGGTCGAAGTACAAGGTCACGGTCGTCGGAGTGAAGAGCCCAGGCAAACCGTTCCGCTACGCCGAGGCGAACACCGTCGTGACCAACCACGACCTCATCATCGTGTCCGGCACCAACAGTGACATCGAGCGGTTCGCCAGCCTCGACCGCTGA
- a CDS encoding TrkH family potassium uptake protein gives MSSIGSSASPRTRARDFWRFARHLISSSPSRFAILIFSALIILFTALLALPIASASGTVTPISDALFTAVSTICVTGLATVDMAAHWSPFGHVVIFLGVNIGGMGVLTLASVLGLVISKKLGLRAKLLAAGDSNPLRAHGGVVNEGQTVRLGEVGQLLKTVALSLLLIELIVALLLYPGLLMAGIPPLAALWEAPYYAAMSFTNTGFAPNANGVAEFADDYFVLTVLMISVFLGSIGFPVIYTLAKHYWHVKRWSLHSKLTLITTAILFVLGAAVFLILEYNNPLTFGSMDAGDTTFQAFFLSAMTRSGGFSVIEISDLNGSSMLAASMLMFVGGGSASTAGGIKVTTLAVLAIAVWSEARGRQSVEAFGRRIPSDVQRVALSVVAWGATIVALSTIVIAQITKAPISDVLFDVISAFGTVGLSSGLTAELPDSAVYVMAATIFMGRIGTVTLAAAVAATSRSQLYSLPVERPIVG, from the coding sequence ATGTCGAGCATCGGGTCATCGGCATCCCCCCGCACGCGCGCCCGCGATTTCTGGCGTTTCGCACGCCACCTCATCTCCTCATCGCCCTCGCGCTTCGCGATCCTCATCTTCTCGGCGCTGATCATCCTCTTCACCGCTTTGCTGGCACTGCCGATCGCTTCGGCGAGCGGCACCGTGACACCGATCAGCGACGCTCTCTTCACCGCGGTCTCCACGATCTGCGTCACGGGCCTCGCGACAGTCGACATGGCGGCGCACTGGTCACCATTCGGGCATGTGGTCATCTTCCTCGGAGTGAACATCGGCGGCATGGGCGTGCTGACCCTGGCCTCCGTGCTCGGACTCGTCATCTCGAAGAAGCTCGGCTTGCGCGCCAAGCTGCTCGCCGCAGGAGACAGCAACCCGCTGCGTGCGCACGGCGGTGTGGTGAATGAGGGGCAGACCGTGAGGCTCGGCGAGGTCGGGCAGCTGCTGAAGACCGTCGCGCTGTCCCTGCTGCTCATCGAGCTCATCGTCGCCCTGCTGCTGTACCCGGGGCTCCTGATGGCCGGTATCCCCCCGCTCGCGGCCCTGTGGGAAGCCCCGTATTACGCGGCCATGTCCTTCACGAACACCGGATTCGCCCCGAACGCGAACGGGGTGGCCGAGTTCGCCGATGACTACTTCGTGCTGACGGTCCTCATGATCAGCGTGTTCCTCGGCAGCATCGGATTTCCGGTGATCTACACCCTCGCCAAGCATTATTGGCATGTGAAGCGGTGGTCGCTGCACAGCAAGCTCACGCTCATCACCACCGCGATCCTGTTCGTCCTCGGCGCTGCGGTGTTCCTCATCCTCGAGTACAACAACCCGCTGACCTTCGGATCGATGGATGCCGGCGATACAACCTTCCAGGCGTTCTTCCTCTCCGCCATGACGCGCTCAGGCGGATTCAGCGTCATCGAGATCTCCGATCTCAACGGCTCCTCGATGCTCGCCGCGTCCATGCTGATGTTCGTCGGTGGCGGATCGGCGTCCACCGCAGGCGGCATCAAGGTCACGACCCTCGCCGTGCTCGCCATCGCCGTATGGTCAGAGGCCAGAGGTCGGCAGTCCGTGGAGGCGTTCGGACGTCGCATTCCCAGCGACGTGCAACGTGTCGCGCTCTCGGTCGTCGCCTGGGGCGCGACGATCGTCGCACTGTCGACGATCGTCATCGCGCAGATCACCAAGGCGCCCATCAGCGACGTGCTCTTCGACGTCATCTCGGCATTCGGCACTGTCGGTCTCTCCTCCGGCCTCACTGCCGAGCTGCCCGATTCGGCGGTGTACGTGATGGCGGCCACCATCTTCATGGGGCGAATTGGTACAGTGACTCTCGCCGCGGCGGTCGCCGCGACATCGCGTTCGCAGCTCTACTCGCTGCCCGTGGAAAGGCCGATCGTTGGTTGA
- a CDS encoding ArsR/SmtB family transcription factor → MTDIFDVIADGTRRDILQLLLRRAADGDAGTSVSQIVSELGISQPTVSKHLKVLRESELVSVREDGQRRLYSIEVEPLEVVDDWLVPFLVDAFGDDAPDIDLSFAPLPDGAAHAAEVFGRAAASAKHVVATAIKRLGA, encoded by the coding sequence ATGACCGACATCTTCGACGTGATCGCAGACGGCACGAGGCGAGACATCCTCCAGCTCCTCCTGCGACGAGCGGCAGACGGGGATGCCGGCACCAGCGTCTCGCAGATAGTCAGCGAGCTCGGCATCAGTCAGCCGACGGTCTCGAAGCACTTGAAGGTGCTGCGCGAGTCCGAGCTTGTCAGCGTTCGCGAAGACGGTCAGCGCCGGCTGTACAGCATCGAGGTGGAGCCGCTCGAAGTCGTGGACGACTGGCTCGTGCCGTTCCTGGTCGACGCGTTCGGCGACGACGCGCCCGACATCGACCTGTCGTTCGCGCCCCTGCCCGACGGAGCCGCGCACGCGGCCGAGGTGTTCGGCCGCGCCGCGGCATCCGCGAAGCACGTGGTCGCCACGGCGATCAAGCGGCTGGGCGCCTGA
- a CDS encoding ABC transporter permease, whose amino-acid sequence MTTALAAVAASAPPSVRPRLRGFTAEAVFVERSLRQSMRDGESLLMAVMLPVMLMLMFTWVFGGAIDPSGAYVDYVVPGIILTCAGFGASSTAVYVANDMRTGIIDRFRTMPLRAGAILTGHVVASLMRNLVATGIVIGVGVLLGFRPTANLAEWIAMAAVIALYILAITYLFAAIGLAAGSPEGANGYGFILLFLPYLSSAFVPIASMPGWLQPVAANLPITPIVETIRGLLMGTPLQAEPCWAIGWCLVILALAAMWGAWLFRRKAGRR is encoded by the coding sequence ATGACCACCGCACTCGCCGCCGTCGCGGCATCCGCTCCTCCGTCCGTGCGACCGCGTCTGCGTGGATTCACGGCGGAGGCCGTGTTCGTCGAACGGAGCCTCCGTCAATCGATGCGCGACGGCGAATCGCTGCTCATGGCGGTCATGCTTCCCGTGATGCTCATGCTGATGTTCACCTGGGTCTTCGGCGGGGCCATCGACCCCAGCGGCGCATACGTCGACTACGTCGTTCCGGGAATCATCCTCACCTGCGCGGGCTTCGGTGCCTCGTCGACCGCCGTGTACGTCGCCAACGACATGCGCACCGGGATCATCGACCGGTTCCGCACGATGCCCCTTCGCGCGGGCGCCATCCTCACCGGACACGTCGTCGCCAGCCTGATGCGCAATCTCGTCGCCACCGGGATCGTCATCGGCGTCGGGGTGCTCCTCGGATTCCGCCCTACTGCGAATCTCGCCGAGTGGATCGCGATGGCCGCGGTGATCGCGCTCTACATCCTGGCGATCACGTATCTCTTCGCCGCGATCGGCCTCGCCGCCGGCTCACCTGAAGGGGCGAACGGCTACGGCTTCATCCTGCTGTTCCTGCCGTACCTCTCCAGCGCGTTCGTGCCGATCGCGAGCATGCCCGGCTGGCTGCAACCCGTGGCCGCGAACCTGCCGATCACGCCGATAGTGGAGACGATCCGCGGTCTGCTGATGGGTACACCGCTCCAGGCGGAACCGTGCTGGGCGATCGGCTGGTGCCTCGTCATCCTCGCCCTCGCCGCCATGTGGGGCGCGTGGTTGTTCCGGCGCAAGGCCGGACGTCGGTGA